One genomic segment of Rivularia sp. PCC 7116 includes these proteins:
- a CDS encoding PP2C family protein-serine/threonine phosphatase has product MSLKLFKIRKSRLSFLVVSVAFISILIIEGILLIPSMIRREKQLLNQVEEITEGKVSVLTQISVPSGIEESDEEIYEQLSNLVKLKEIKITDELKHIIVGGSFYTSNGKLIGSFGEKPQLSFLDFKENPNKSFRSQDGTRYDAGWTAQQMGRETFLIIRHDTSSLQPELNAYILRIGGLVVLISMFVTGGVWIALEPIVIRPILCLRNDLIKAGEAISQDKPSPDFASASIKRKDELGDVITAFDTMYHQISSAYLQRKRAEAALQVSLTEVENYSQALNNELEKGREMQLNFLPADERIKCFADEYNWEIASFFQPARQVAGDFYDIFELNNGSVGFVIADVCDKGVGAALFMALFRSLIRIFSAQIQLRGQAKSILEQYLPQEGWIGKSSLTNLAHLNSLQAVCLTNEYVAKLHGELGMFATLFFGVLEPDTGLLTYINAGHEPLFIISSDGKIIHKLESTAPAVGMLPNINFPINQIYLQPGEILLGYTDGVTEARDCNGKFFTDKQLISLLEQPIDSAKELLNKITTAIKEHTGNSEQFDDITILALQRKTE; this is encoded by the coding sequence ATGTCATTAAAGCTTTTTAAAATCAGGAAATCGCGTCTATCTTTTCTTGTTGTATCTGTTGCTTTTATCAGCATTTTGATAATTGAGGGGATTCTGCTTATTCCTTCAATGATTAGAAGAGAAAAACAGCTTTTGAATCAAGTTGAAGAAATAACAGAAGGAAAAGTTTCCGTACTTACACAAATTTCTGTTCCTAGTGGAATTGAAGAAAGCGACGAAGAAATTTACGAACAATTATCTAATTTAGTTAAACTCAAAGAAATTAAGATTACTGACGAACTCAAACATATAATAGTTGGAGGTTCGTTTTATACTTCTAATGGAAAATTGATTGGAAGCTTTGGAGAAAAACCCCAACTTTCTTTTTTAGACTTTAAAGAAAATCCAAATAAAAGCTTTCGTAGCCAAGATGGTACAAGGTACGATGCAGGTTGGACAGCACAACAGATGGGAAGAGAGACTTTCCTAATTATTCGTCATGATACTTCTTCCCTACAGCCAGAATTAAACGCTTATATTTTACGCATTGGTGGTTTAGTCGTACTAATTTCTATGTTTGTTACCGGTGGTGTATGGATTGCATTAGAACCAATCGTAATCCGTCCTATTCTTTGCTTGAGAAATGATTTAATCAAAGCAGGTGAAGCAATTAGTCAAGATAAGCCATCGCCAGATTTTGCTTCGGCTTCAATAAAGCGTAAAGATGAACTAGGAGATGTAATTACTGCTTTTGATACGATGTATCATCAAATTAGTTCGGCTTATTTACAAAGAAAACGTGCTGAAGCAGCTTTACAAGTTAGTTTAACCGAAGTTGAAAATTATTCACAAGCCCTTAATAATGAGTTAGAAAAAGGGCGAGAAATGCAGCTTAATTTTTTGCCTGCTGACGAGAGAATTAAATGTTTTGCTGATGAATATAATTGGGAAATTGCTTCTTTTTTCCAACCGGCTCGACAAGTAGCTGGAGACTTTTACGATATATTTGAATTAAATAACGGTAGTGTCGGATTTGTAATTGCCGATGTATGCGATAAAGGAGTAGGAGCAGCACTTTTCATGGCTCTCTTCCGCAGCTTAATTCGTATTTTTTCCGCTCAAATTCAATTACGTGGACAAGCTAAATCAATATTAGAACAATACTTACCTCAAGAAGGGTGGATTGGTAAATCTTCATTAACTAATTTAGCTCATCTGAATTCATTACAAGCCGTTTGTTTAACTAATGAATATGTGGCGAAATTACACGGCGAACTAGGTATGTTTGCTACTTTATTTTTTGGAGTATTAGAACCAGATACCGGGCTTTTAACATATATTAATGCCGGACACGAACCTTTATTTATAATTTCCTCCGATGGTAAAATAATCCATAAGCTTGAATCAACTGCACCTGCCGTCGGAATGTTGCCAAATATCAATTTCCCCATCAATCAAATTTACTTACAGCCAGGAGAAATTTTACTTGGTTATACAGATGGTGTAACAGAAGCTCGTGATTGCAATGGTAAATTCTTCACCGATAAACAGCTTATTTCTTTGTTAGAGCAGCCAATTGATTCTGCGAAAGAGTTATTAAATAAAATTACTACTGCTATAAAAGAGCATACTGGTAATTCCGAGCAATTTGACGATATTACTATATTAGCTTTACAGCGGAAAACTGAGTAA
- a CDS encoding AAA family ATPase: protein MKIQSLHLEYFKKFRKLNLDFTDSETGLAKDLIVILSMNGFAKTSILQAIAATLGTATGRLHQISEVLYYLCLMLLATSVYNQKLAKVIFYLLMKNNLMVVEVGVI, encoded by the coding sequence ATGAAAATCCAATCTCTTCATTTAGAATATTTCAAAAAGTTTCGCAAGCTAAATTTAGACTTTACCGATTCAGAAACAGGTTTAGCCAAGGATTTAATCGTAATCTTGAGTATGAATGGTTTTGCTAAGACAAGTATTCTACAAGCAATTGCAGCGACTTTAGGCACAGCTACCGGAAGATTGCACCAAATTTCCGAGGTCTTATATTATTTATGTTTGATGCTACTGGCAACAAGCGTTTACAACCAAAAACTGGCGAAAGTCATCTTTTATTTACTTATGAAAAACAATCTGATGGTAGTAGAAGTTGGTGTAATTTAG
- a CDS encoding carboxymuconolactone decarboxylase family protein, with amino-acid sequence METKNYKNAVLDDKELQAGLSGINPKFGDFCTRVAGEAWGLPLIDQKTKALITIAVDVVNQDQTGAGNPFGAHVNMAMQQGATREEIEELLLFMCVYAGFNKAAGCFGMLNEILDPAQ; translated from the coding sequence ATGGAAACAAAGAATTACAAAAATGCCGTTTTAGATGATAAAGAATTACAAGCGGGATTGAGCGGTATTAATCCAAAATTTGGTGACTTTTGTACCCGTGTTGCCGGAGAAGCTTGGGGTTTACCTTTAATAGACCAAAAAACTAAGGCTTTAATTACTATAGCCGTCGATGTTGTTAACCAAGACCAAACAGGAGCAGGTAATCCCTTTGGTGCCCATGTAAATATGGCAATGCAGCAGGGAGCTACCCGTGAAGAAATAGAGGAATTACTGTTATTTATGTGCGTTTATGCCGGTTTTAACAAAGCAGCCGGTTGTTTCGGAATGTTGAATGAAATTCTCGATCCCGCCCAATAA
- a CDS encoding ATP-binding protein, translating into MESIIVSGDLESLDAISDYVTTAAKKINLDSKSSYKLRLAVDEIATNIVIHGYEAAGIQGHIKCQAEFSKESLSISLEDSGMQYDATQKSQPDDLYKPLEERHIGGLGIYLAINGVDKYIYERHGDVNRNIFIVNTK; encoded by the coding sequence ATGGAATCAATAATAGTATCTGGTGACTTAGAATCTTTAGACGCAATATCCGACTATGTAACTACAGCAGCTAAAAAAATCAATTTAGATAGCAAAAGTAGTTATAAATTGCGTTTAGCTGTGGATGAAATTGCAACTAATATTGTTATTCACGGCTATGAAGCAGCAGGAATTCAAGGGCATATAAAATGTCAAGCAGAATTTAGCAAAGAAAGTTTGAGTATTTCTCTTGAAGATTCAGGAATGCAATATGACGCAACCCAAAAATCACAACCAGATGATTTATATAAACCTTTAGAAGAACGACATATAGGCGGTTTAGGAATATATTTAGCAATTAATGGAGTTGATAAATATATTTACGAACGTCATGGAGATGTGAATCGTAATATTTTTATCGTAAATACTAAATAA
- the glgX gene encoding glycogen debranching protein GlgX, with product MFIERIDIHPTHTKDKFKLRCGKPFPFGATLISGGVNFSIFSRHATSCTLVLFDKHASEPMAEIPFPKEFRIGNVYCMVVFDLDYENIEYGYRMDGPNNFSEGHWFDSSKILLDPYAKIIGGRDVWGVQPNWDDIYQHRAKIAFEDFDWQDDCLLEIPSEELIIYEMHVRSFTKHPSSNVKHPGTFAGIREKIPYLKELGINAVELMPIFEFDEFENSRQSPQTGETLLNYWGYSTLGFFAPKAGYAATGKLGMQADELKALIKALHQNGIEVILDVVFNHTAEGNEQGHYISFRGIDNQTYYMLTPEGYYYNFSGCGNTLNCNNPIVRGMVLDCLRYWVSEYHIDGFRFDLASILGRDPWGAPLSNPPLLETLAFDPVLAKCKLIAEAWDAGGLYQVGSFPDYGRWAEWNGKYRDRIRKFIKGDANVQDMALRLQGSPDLYAHTCRTPSASINFITAHDGFTLADLVAYNDKHNEANGENNNDGENSNNSWNCGIEGWTENQSVNSLRQRQIRNALAILMMSQGVPMLLMGDEIGRSKQGNNNTYCHDNELNWLDWTLLSKNSDLFKFVKNCIAFRKAHPILRQKNFLDRDSNNGYPDITWHGIRAWNPDFSDSSRTTAFMLRGRKANQHQKDDYIYVAMNMHWETHGFEIPKLNTSIKWHIFVNTGVTSPEDSWEPGCEPLLDNQQEILVGSRSVIILVGR from the coding sequence ATGTTTATAGAAAGAATTGATATTCATCCTACTCATACTAAAGATAAATTTAAATTACGTTGCGGAAAACCGTTTCCCTTTGGTGCTACCTTAATATCGGGAGGTGTTAATTTTTCAATATTTTCTCGTCATGCTACTTCTTGTACGTTAGTATTATTTGATAAACATGCTTCCGAACCAATGGCAGAAATTCCTTTCCCAAAAGAATTTCGTATTGGTAATGTTTATTGTATGGTTGTATTCGATTTAGACTATGAAAATATTGAATATGGCTACCGCATGGATGGACCGAATAATTTTAGTGAAGGTCATTGGTTTGATAGTAGTAAAATACTTTTAGACCCCTATGCAAAAATTATCGGTGGGCGCGATGTTTGGGGCGTACAACCTAACTGGGATGATATATATCAACACCGAGCTAAAATCGCCTTTGAAGATTTTGATTGGCAAGACGATTGTCTTTTAGAAATCCCTTCTGAAGAACTAATTATCTACGAAATGCACGTTCGTAGTTTTACAAAACATCCTTCCTCTAATGTTAAACATCCCGGAACCTTTGCAGGAATCCGCGAAAAAATTCCTTATTTAAAAGAATTAGGAATTAATGCTGTAGAATTAATGCCAATTTTCGAGTTTGATGAGTTTGAAAATTCCCGTCAAAGTCCGCAAACTGGAGAAACATTATTAAATTATTGGGGTTACAGTACTTTAGGCTTTTTTGCTCCCAAAGCAGGTTATGCTGCTACGGGTAAGTTAGGGATGCAAGCCGACGAATTAAAAGCTTTAATTAAAGCATTGCATCAAAACGGTATCGAAGTCATTTTAGATGTCGTTTTCAACCATACCGCCGAAGGAAACGAACAAGGGCATTATATTTCCTTCCGAGGAATTGATAATCAGACCTATTATATGCTTACGCCGGAGGGTTATTATTACAACTTTAGTGGCTGCGGAAATACACTTAACTGTAATAATCCCATCGTTCGCGGTATGGTTTTAGATTGCTTGCGTTATTGGGTAAGCGAATATCATATAGATGGTTTTCGATTTGACTTAGCTTCTATATTAGGAAGAGACCCTTGGGGGGCACCTTTATCCAATCCACCTTTATTAGAAACTTTAGCTTTCGACCCAGTTTTAGCTAAATGTAAACTGATTGCTGAAGCTTGGGATGCCGGTGGACTTTATCAAGTTGGTTCATTTCCCGATTATGGACGCTGGGCTGAATGGAATGGAAAATATCGCGATCGCATCCGTAAATTTATTAAGGGTGATGCCAATGTTCAAGATATGGCATTGAGATTGCAGGGTTCCCCAGACCTTTATGCACATACTTGTCGGACTCCCTCGGCATCAATTAATTTTATTACCGCTCACGATGGTTTTACTTTAGCCGATTTGGTTGCTTACAATGACAAGCATAATGAAGCTAATGGCGAAAATAATAATGATGGGGAGAACAGTAATAACAGTTGGAATTGTGGAATCGAAGGATGGACTGAAAATCAATCGGTAAATAGTTTACGACAGCGACAAATACGAAATGCACTGGCGATTTTAATGATGAGCCAGGGTGTACCCATGTTATTAATGGGTGATGAAATTGGACGTTCTAAACAAGGTAATAATAATACTTATTGTCACGATAACGAACTTAATTGGCTCGATTGGACGCTGTTGTCAAAAAATTCAGATTTATTCAAATTTGTTAAAAACTGTATTGCTTTTCGTAAAGCCCATCCGATTTTAAGACAGAAAAATTTCTTAGATCGAGATAGTAATAATGGTTATCCAGATATAACCTGGCACGGTATTCGAGCTTGGAATCCAGATTTTAGCGATTCTAGTCGGACAACTGCATTTATGCTACGCGGTAGAAAAGCCAATCAACATCAAAAAGATGATTATATTTATGTAGCAATGAACATGCATTGGGAAACTCATGGCTTTGAAATTCCCAAGTTAAATACTTCCATTAAATGGCATATCTTTGTAAATACAGGAGTTACTTCCCCCGAAGATAGTTGGGAACCCGGGTGCGAACCTTTATTAGACAATCAGCAAGAAATTTTAGTCGGTTCTCGTTCGGTAATTATTCTAGTTGGAAGATAA
- a CDS encoding DJ-1/PfpI family protein: MATNKGKIGVLIEEHFDETEYIRFNQFFPENGYEVDYMSHLWNQESLKFNGNDHQAEATVSVEVNDVNLADYKGIILIGGYAMDRLRYEPSVKAGQPNQAPAVNFLRKAVKAMDAGNLKIGTICHSMWLFCADKELLKGRKVTCAHNILCDVENAGGTIVYEGEETAATHIDGNLISGRHPGVVEEFMQLFLQELDKKQKVAVG, from the coding sequence ATGGCTACAAATAAAGGAAAAATTGGCGTTTTAATTGAAGAACATTTCGACGAAACCGAATATATTCGCTTCAATCAATTCTTTCCCGAGAATGGATATGAAGTAGACTATATGTCTCATCTTTGGAATCAAGAAAGTCTTAAGTTTAATGGAAATGACCATCAAGCAGAAGCTACAGTCAGCGTAGAAGTTAATGATGTTAATTTAGCGGATTATAAAGGTATCATTTTAATTGGTGGTTATGCAATGGATAGATTGCGTTACGAACCATCAGTAAAAGCAGGACAACCCAATCAAGCACCAGCGGTAAACTTTTTACGTAAAGCTGTCAAAGCAATGGATGCTGGCAATTTAAAAATTGGTACTATTTGTCATAGTATGTGGCTATTTTGTGCTGACAAAGAACTGCTCAAAGGTCGTAAAGTTACCTGCGCTCACAACATTCTTTGTGATGTTGAAAATGCTGGAGGAACCATTGTTTATGAAGGTGAAGAAACCGCAGCAACTCATATTGATGGTAACTTAATTTCTGGTAGACATCCCGGTGTTGTCGAAGAATTTATGCAATTGTTTTTGCAGGAATTAGACAAGAAACAAAAAGTCGCTGTTGGGTAA
- a CDS encoding STAS domain-containing protein, translating to MTINTKTVAGVNIIEIADNNVDSRTVPDIQQEIFPLIESSNQLIIDLSQVSYMSSAGLRMLLSSYRKVTAKDGKIVVVGLSEQIKDTMSITGFLDFFECSENATTGLALFLEN from the coding sequence ATGACTATCAATACGAAAACGGTTGCAGGTGTAAATATTATAGAAATAGCAGACAATAACGTAGATTCTAGAACTGTACCCGATATTCAACAGGAAATATTTCCACTAATTGAATCTAGCAATCAACTAATAATTGATTTATCACAAGTTTCTTATATGTCTAGCGCTGGTTTGCGTATGCTGCTATCTTCCTATCGAAAAGTAACCGCTAAAGATGGAAAAATAGTTGTAGTAGGTCTTTCCGAACAAATTAAAGATACCATGTCTATAACCGGATTTCTTGATTTTTTTGAATGTTCCGAAAATGCCACAACCGGTTTAGCTTTGTTTCTAGAAAATTAA
- a CDS encoding anti-sigma factor antagonist (This anti-anti-sigma factor, or anti-sigma factor antagonist, belongs to a family that includes characterized members SpoIIAA, RsbV, RsfA, and RsfB.), which yields MEFNAILETTKDTAKIILSGELKASTAPIFKTEVEKAAATNPQKLVIFMNDLSYMASAGLRVLIFAKQKMGANVDIYIISPQEMVMDTIKKTGFHHSVEVMDEYDIDKAEA from the coding sequence ATGGAATTTAACGCAATTTTAGAAACCACAAAAGACACCGCTAAAATTATTTTATCCGGCGAACTTAAAGCTTCTACAGCACCAATATTTAAAACAGAAGTTGAGAAAGCTGCTGCAACTAATCCCCAAAAACTAGTCATTTTTATGAATGATTTAAGCTATATGGCTAGTGCTGGTTTGCGAGTACTAATTTTTGCCAAACAAAAGATGGGAGCTAACGTTGATATTTATATAATTAGTCCCCAAGAAATGGTGATGGATACGATCAAGAAAACAGGTTTCCATCACAGTGTAGAGGTTATGGATGAATATGACATTGATAAAGCAGAAGCGTAA
- a CDS encoding redoxin domain-containing protein, with protein sequence MTNKLMPGEKVPELKVNILNGEDWKLSEDAFTNMKLIVFYRGLHCPLCKAYVGELDKKINEFAQLDIDIVAISGDSEEKAKLTKAKWNLQEIKIGYNHSVESMAKWGLYISEGAFPSEPSLFNEPGIFLIKSDKTLFFAGVNNAPFARPPLDDLISGIKYITTNDYPVRGTVEMSKYNMVEELITNT encoded by the coding sequence ATGACTAACAAACTTATGCCGGGAGAAAAAGTTCCCGAATTAAAAGTAAACATCTTAAATGGGGAAGATTGGAAACTTTCTGAAGATGCTTTTACAAATATGAAGTTGATAGTATTTTATCGTGGCTTACATTGCCCGCTATGTAAAGCTTATGTCGGTGAATTAGATAAAAAAATTAACGAATTTGCTCAACTAGATATAGATATTGTTGCAATTAGTGGTGACAGCGAAGAAAAAGCCAAACTGACAAAAGCGAAATGGAATTTACAGGAAATTAAAATCGGTTACAACCACTCAGTCGAGTCTATGGCTAAATGGGGATTATATATATCTGAAGGAGCTTTTCCCAGCGAACCAAGTTTATTTAACGAACCCGGTATCTTCTTAATTAAATCTGACAAAACTTTATTCTTCGCTGGAGTTAACAACGCCCCTTTTGCTCGCCCTCCTTTAGATGATTTAATCTCGGGAATCAAATACATTACTACTAATGATTATCCCGTTAGGGGAACAGTAGAAATGTCAAAATATAATATGGTTGAAGAATTAATAACTAATACTTAA
- a CDS encoding AGE family epimerase/isomerase gives MGTTLDFTFSDLIAGYVTYFDEKNDSFGLKTSDGREFDCNLSPMSYAKLLQNLDEGYPDATGSMRAMLSEENRYLFAYGVFYPDKSSFDAKSLVFVGRKSNNYAFEKQNWWVDQARSLASFYLKAQFGDEEIDYRNYRTSVSLSGAKSTVNFRQETDTISRLVYGFATSYMLTGEERFLEAAEKGTEYLREHMRFLDLDEGIVYWYHGIDVEGEREHKIFASEFGDDYDAIPAYEQIYALAGQIQTYRVTGDPRIIKDAELTIKLFNDFFLDKGEHGGYFSHIDPVTLDPLSDSLGRNKGTKNWNSVGDHAPAYLINLWLATGKQEYADMLEDTFDTIVNHFPDYENSPFVQERFFTDWSHDTTWGWQQNRAVVGHNLKIAWNLMRMSSLKSKEEYVDLATKIGEIMPRFGSDLQRGGWYDVMERVLDEDESVYRFVWHDRKAWWQQEQCILAYLILNGVLGKDDYQRLAREAASFYNAWFLDTEDGGVYYNVLANGIPFLASGNERGKGSHAMSGYHSIELCYLAAVYTNLLITKQPMDFYFKPMPSGFPDNIMRVAPDILPPGSIKIDTVEIDGNSYSNFDAEKLTVTLPKTTKRVKVRVRIVPTS, from the coding sequence ATGGGTACTACCTTAGATTTTACATTTTCCGATTTAATTGCTGGATATGTAACTTATTTTGATGAAAAAAACGATAGTTTTGGTTTAAAAACATCGGATGGTAGAGAGTTTGATTGCAATCTCAGTCCGATGAGTTATGCTAAATTGCTGCAAAATTTGGATGAAGGCTATCCAGATGCTACTGGTTCGATGCGAGCCATGTTATCGGAAGAAAATCGCTATTTGTTCGCTTATGGAGTCTTTTATCCCGATAAGTCTTCTTTTGATGCCAAATCTTTAGTCTTTGTTGGTCGTAAGTCGAATAATTACGCTTTTGAAAAACAAAATTGGTGGGTGGATCAAGCTCGCTCTCTAGCTAGTTTTTATTTAAAGGCTCAGTTTGGTGATGAAGAAATTGATTACCGCAATTATCGTACCTCAGTAAGTTTATCGGGGGCAAAATCAACTGTTAATTTTCGTCAAGAAACCGATACTATCTCCCGTTTGGTATATGGTTTTGCGACTTCCTATATGCTTACCGGGGAAGAAAGGTTTCTCGAAGCTGCTGAAAAAGGAACCGAATATCTCCGCGAACATATGCGGTTTCTAGATTTAGACGAAGGCATAGTTTATTGGTATCACGGAATTGATGTAGAGGGAGAACGAGAGCATAAAATCTTTGCTTCCGAATTTGGTGATGATTATGATGCTATTCCTGCTTACGAACAAATTTATGCTTTAGCCGGTCAGATTCAAACCTATCGAGTAACCGGGGACCCCCGAATTATCAAGGATGCCGAACTTACCATCAAATTGTTTAACGATTTCTTCCTTGATAAAGGGGAACATGGTGGTTATTTCTCTCATATAGATCCAGTAACTCTCGATCCTTTAAGCGATTCATTGGGAAGGAATAAGGGTACTAAGAATTGGAACTCTGTCGGCGACCATGCTCCAGCTTATTTAATTAATCTATGGTTAGCGACTGGGAAACAGGAATATGCCGATATGTTGGAGGATACCTTCGACACCATCGTCAACCATTTTCCCGATTATGAAAATAGTCCTTTTGTGCAGGAACGCTTTTTTACAGATTGGTCTCACGATACCACCTGGGGATGGCAGCAAAATCGCGCTGTAGTCGGGCATAACCTGAAAATAGCCTGGAATTTGATGCGGATGTCTTCGCTGAAGTCAAAGGAAGAATACGTCGATTTAGCAACAAAAATTGGCGAAATCATGCCTAGGTTTGGCAGCGATTTACAGCGAGGTGGTTGGTATGACGTTATGGAACGTGTTTTAGATGAAGATGAAAGCGTTTATCGATTTGTATGGCACGATCGCAAAGCTTGGTGGCAGCAGGAACAATGTATTCTGGCATATTTGATATTAAACGGTGTTCTTGGCAAAGATGACTATCAGCGTTTAGCCAGGGAAGCAGCATCTTTTTATAATGCTTGGTTCTTAGATACTGAAGATGGCGGTGTTTATTATAATGTTCTTGCTAATGGTATTCCCTTCCTTGCTAGTGGGAATGAGCGTGGTAAAGGAAGTCATGCCATGAGTGGTTATCATTCCATTGAATTGTGTTACTTAGCAGCGGTTTATACCAATTTATTAATAACCAAACAGCCGATGGATTTCTACTTTAAACCGATGCCGTCAGGATTTCCCGATAATATCATGCGCGTTGCTCCTGACATATTGCCACCCGGTAGTATCAAAATTGATACTGTAGAAATAGATGGAAATAGCTACAGTAATTTTGATGCAGAAAAGCTAACTGTAACATTACCTAAAACAACTAAAAGAGTAAAAGTTAGAGTCCGAATTGTGCCTACTTCATAA
- a CDS encoding tyrosinase family protein, with the protein MQNLKKIKKLSLLAFVLILAITATVVVFSSQWSNSSNNTKTVSQPGSIQDAGPYEMTPMPKASLPAPVYPQAKSDAKLPVRKSIVDLTSQEKAAFVNALKKVKNTIPEGSKLSVFDKLVLQHVMVAGFEKPFKSSGPAAGYNPAHPGHPAFLPWHRQLLDDLENALQKIDPSVTIPYWDWTDPKALDAMLSNDFMGGNGEGVTVDIPGVGTFKGGPVKSGPFADDWTVNEDIHIEPINFTSLGSKIIRFLRIPPFNEYPMPKEVIDRMMNLDDYEIFSLVLEGGGTGLDKNSKIIEDWAVHVVSHAMIGGVVLKDYNKTALPTNQARNLGTMMSILSSPYDPTFWLTHSNVDRLWAEWQDNGHTGEKFYPKNRMDYGYNIKDPIWPWDGGKSTPGNLNDTDLVAMLPKTNRIITAADLLDFRKLGYTYDTTRLRSEKAMLKPKTKSNHSILHWLRKQA; encoded by the coding sequence GTGCAAAATCTAAAAAAAATCAAAAAATTATCGCTTTTAGCCTTTGTCCTTATACTTGCAATTACAGCTACAGTAGTTGTGTTCAGTTCGCAATGGAGCAATTCCTCTAATAATACTAAGACTGTATCGCAACCCGGAAGCATTCAGGATGCTGGTCCTTATGAAATGACCCCTATGCCAAAGGCTTCTCTTCCTGCTCCAGTCTATCCCCAGGCAAAATCAGATGCGAAGCTTCCAGTACGTAAGAGTATTGTGGACTTAACATCTCAGGAGAAAGCTGCATTTGTCAACGCTCTAAAAAAAGTTAAAAATACCATTCCCGAAGGTAGTAAACTCAGTGTTTTTGACAAACTAGTTCTACAACACGTTATGGTTGCTGGATTCGAGAAACCTTTTAAATCTTCAGGGCCAGCGGCAGGTTACAATCCCGCTCATCCCGGTCATCCTGCATTTTTACCTTGGCATCGGCAGCTACTTGATGACCTTGAAAATGCTTTGCAGAAAATAGATCCCAGCGTTACTATTCCGTACTGGGATTGGACAGACCCCAAAGCCTTAGATGCCATGCTTAGTAATGATTTTATGGGGGGAAATGGTGAAGGGGTTACAGTGGATATTCCGGGAGTAGGTACTTTTAAAGGAGGACCTGTTAAATCCGGGCCATTTGCTGACGATTGGACGGTGAATGAAGATATCCACATAGAGCCGATTAATTTTACATCATTAGGGTCAAAAATTATCCGATTTCTAAGAATCCCTCCCTTTAACGAATATCCCATGCCCAAAGAAGTCATCGACCGCATGATGAATCTCGATGACTACGAAATTTTCTCTTTGGTGTTAGAAGGAGGTGGTACTGGATTAGATAAGAACAGCAAAATAATTGAAGATTGGGCAGTTCATGTAGTTTCTCATGCAATGATTGGAGGAGTGGTTTTGAAAGATTACAATAAAACAGCCCTTCCCACTAACCAAGCTCGGAACCTAGGAACAATGATGAGTATCCTTAGTTCTCCCTATGACCCGACATTTTGGTTAACTCATTCCAACGTAGACCGTTTATGGGCAGAATGGCAAGACAATGGACATACAGGTGAAAAATTCTATCCTAAAAACAGGATGGATTATGGCTATAACATTAAAGACCCAATTTGGCCTTGGGATGGCGGTAAATCCACACCGGGAAATCTCAACGATACGGATTTAGTCGCGATGCTGCCTAAAACTAATAGAATTATTACCGCCGCAGACCTGCTTGATTTTCGTAAGTTAGGTTATACCTATGATACGACTCGTCTTCGTAGCGAGAAAGCAATGCTCAAGCCAAAAACTAAATCTAATCATTCCATTCTTCACTGGTTGAGGAAGCAAGCCTAA